One genomic region from Paroceanicella profunda encodes:
- a CDS encoding UTP--glucose-1-phosphate uridylyltransferase, protein MSKRISKAIFPVAGMGTRFLPATKAIPKEILPLVDRPLIQYAIDEAREAGIEEFIFVTARGKSALEDYFDAAPELERSLIAKKKTALLDILNSTNMDSGAIAYVRQKEALGLGHAVWCARRLIADEPVAVLLPDDVMVGGKRPCLAQMVEAWEKTDGNGTMVATMEVDDAMISSYGVIDPDLTATDISGRTVRAKGLVEKPKAEDAPSNLAVIGRYILPPTIFDYLSEQKTGAGGEIQLTDAIAAEAAAGRAVHGFRFEGQRFDCGSKAGYLQATVSIALQREDLAEELAEFLGELQPRIAMAAE, encoded by the coding sequence GTGAGCAAACGTATCTCGAAAGCGATCTTCCCCGTGGCGGGCATGGGAACGCGCTTCCTGCCGGCCACGAAGGCGATTCCGAAGGAGATCCTTCCGCTCGTCGACCGTCCGCTTATCCAGTATGCCATCGACGAGGCGCGTGAGGCGGGCATCGAGGAGTTCATCTTCGTGACCGCACGCGGCAAGTCGGCCCTCGAGGACTATTTCGACGCGGCGCCCGAGCTGGAGCGTTCGTTGATCGCGAAGAAGAAGACGGCCCTTCTCGACATCCTCAATTCCACCAACATGGACAGCGGCGCCATTGCCTATGTCCGCCAGAAGGAGGCCCTCGGCCTCGGTCATGCGGTGTGGTGCGCCCGCCGCCTCATCGCCGACGAGCCGGTCGCGGTGCTGCTGCCCGATGACGTGATGGTCGGCGGCAAGCGCCCCTGCCTCGCACAGATGGTCGAGGCCTGGGAGAAGACGGACGGCAACGGCACCATGGTCGCGACCATGGAAGTCGATGACGCGATGATCTCCTCCTACGGCGTGATCGACCCCGATCTCACCGCCACCGACATCTCCGGCCGCACCGTGCGCGCCAAGGGCCTGGTGGAGAAGCCGAAGGCCGAGGACGCGCCGTCGAACCTCGCCGTGATCGGCCGCTACATCCTGCCGCCGACCATTTTCGACTACCTCTCCGAGCAGAAGACCGGCGCCGGCGGCGAAATCCAGCTCACCGATGCCATCGCCGCCGAGGCCGCTGCCGGCCGCGCCGTGCATGGCTTCCGCTTCGAGGGCCAGCGCTTCGACTGCGGCTCCAAGGCGGGCTACCTGCAGGCCACCGTCTCCATCGCCCTGCAGCGCGAGGACCTGGCCGAGGAACTGGCCGAGTTCCTCGGCGAACTGCAGCCGCGCATCGCGATGGCCGCCGAGTAG
- a CDS encoding DMT family transporter, with the protein MDFRAVFAGLAFSLMWSSAFTSARLVVADAPPLFALSARFCVSGLLAVGIAAALRQSWKMSRKQWGAVILFGLFQNAIYLGLNFVAIQWVEASVAVIVASLLPLLVALASWLIYRERLPLLGSAGLALGFAGVAVIMGGRLSAGVDPFGLLLMFLGALALTVATLLVRDALPRGNLLMIVGLQMLAGSAALLPAALVHDTWHLHWSLSLVLAFTYTTLVPGIGATVVWFWLVRRIGATRAATYHFMNPFFGVAVAALVLGERLGARDVLGVAVVGAGILAVQLSRRPA; encoded by the coding sequence ATGGATTTCCGGGCCGTTTTCGCCGGACTGGCGTTTTCGCTGATGTGGAGCTCGGCCTTCACCTCGGCCCGGCTGGTGGTGGCCGACGCGCCGCCGCTCTTCGCGCTGTCGGCGCGGTTCTGCGTGTCCGGGCTGCTCGCCGTCGGCATCGCGGCCGCGCTGCGGCAGAGCTGGAAGATGTCGCGCAAGCAATGGGGCGCGGTGATTCTGTTCGGACTGTTCCAGAACGCGATCTACCTGGGGTTGAACTTCGTTGCCATTCAATGGGTGGAGGCCAGCGTGGCGGTGATCGTCGCCAGCCTGCTGCCGCTGCTGGTGGCGCTGGCGAGCTGGCTGATCTACCGCGAGCGGCTGCCGCTGCTGGGAAGCGCGGGGCTGGCGCTGGGCTTTGCCGGGGTGGCGGTGATCATGGGCGGGCGGCTCTCCGCCGGAGTGGACCCGTTCGGGCTGCTGCTGATGTTCCTCGGCGCGCTGGCGCTCACCGTCGCCACGCTGCTGGTGCGTGACGCCCTGCCGCGTGGCAACCTGCTGATGATCGTGGGGCTGCAGATGCTGGCGGGCTCGGCGGCGCTGCTGCCCGCGGCGCTGGTGCATGACACCTGGCACCTGCACTGGAGCCTCTCGCTGGTGCTGGCCTTCACCTACACCACGCTGGTGCCGGGCATCGGCGCGACGGTGGTGTGGTTCTGGCTGGTGCGGCGCATCGGGGCTACGCGCGCGGCCACCTATCACTTCATGAACCCGTTCTTCGGAGTGGCCGTGGCGGCGCTGGTGCTGGGCGAGCGGCTGGGCGCGCGCGACGTGCTGGGCGTGGCGGTGGTCGGCGCCGGCATCCTCGCGGTGCAGCTCTCGCGCCGGCCGGCTTGA
- a CDS encoding alpha/beta hydrolase, with product MPPFRLLGALLALLLGCGAAAAGEWHETDCPYGTVRGPNDRVLQCGIFTPGGARAQAGQVPVRLLVNIFRAQAHPAARLAPVVYLSGGPGQDVDLGTPAGVARWQAYLRSTLSWTEGRDVIVVGQRGLTRGLSPFDPPWAPDMECRRLSDPRIWLGARERPETVADPVETSRIGLAACHSELMAIGFDLAAYDTRQSAADLAELRAALGIRSWVVFGVSYGTRLGLELIRQDGAGVQAAVLDSVFPPQVTDHWTDAAPFDRALERMLAACLADAPCAAAYPNLGARLDALLARLAAAPMPLRLDPVGDIPELWIRLDDAALLDMIFTQLYWVWGLESLPRAIDALDRGDLDTFRRLLVAPYVDAGAAEGWSYGLQIAVSCNDDGAWFAPEEIAAQQAAHPRLAGWIGQAGDAHLCEGWPMRPRSDGFPEPVVSDVPVLLMAGDLDPVTPPDYAQRAAEGLSRSEVYVAPGSGHSVLDQSDCARDVVEDFLARVAQDTLAGARSELRPGEGAEGPACEDAPQPMFDLP from the coding sequence ATGCCGCCATTCCGCCTCCTCGGCGCTCTCCTCGCCCTGCTGCTGGGCTGCGGCGCCGCCGCGGCGGGGGAGTGGCACGAGACCGACTGCCCGTATGGCACCGTGCGCGGCCCGAACGACCGCGTGTTGCAGTGCGGCATCTTCACCCCCGGCGGGGCGCGGGCGCAGGCGGGGCAGGTGCCGGTGCGGCTGCTGGTGAACATCTTCCGTGCGCAGGCCCACCCTGCCGCCCGCCTCGCGCCGGTGGTCTATCTCTCCGGCGGGCCGGGGCAGGACGTGGACCTCGGCACGCCCGCGGGCGTCGCGCGCTGGCAGGCCTACCTGCGCAGCACCCTGTCATGGACGGAGGGACGCGACGTGATCGTGGTGGGCCAGCGCGGCCTCACCCGCGGCCTGTCGCCGTTCGACCCGCCCTGGGCACCGGACATGGAATGCCGCCGCCTTTCGGACCCGCGGATATGGCTGGGCGCGCGGGAACGGCCGGAAACGGTGGCTGACCCGGTGGAGACCAGCCGCATCGGCCTCGCCGCCTGCCACAGTGAGCTCATGGCCATCGGTTTCGACCTTGCCGCCTATGACACGCGGCAGAGCGCTGCGGATCTCGCGGAACTGCGCGCGGCGCTCGGCATCCGGTCCTGGGTGGTGTTCGGCGTGTCCTACGGCACCCGGCTGGGGCTGGAGCTGATCCGGCAGGACGGCGCGGGGGTGCAGGCGGCGGTGCTCGATTCGGTGTTCCCCCCGCAGGTGACCGACCACTGGACCGATGCCGCCCCCTTCGACCGCGCGCTGGAGCGCATGCTGGCGGCCTGCCTGGCCGATGCGCCCTGCGCCGCCGCCTACCCGAACCTGGGCGCCCGGCTGGATGCGCTGCTGGCCCGGCTTGCGGCCGCGCCGATGCCGCTGCGGCTCGACCCGGTGGGGGACATCCCGGAGCTGTGGATCCGGCTCGACGATGCCGCGCTGCTCGACATGATCTTCACGCAGCTCTACTGGGTCTGGGGGCTGGAGAGCCTGCCGCGCGCCATCGACGCGCTGGACCGCGGCGACCTCGACACGTTCCGCCGCCTGCTCGTCGCGCCCTACGTGGACGCCGGGGCGGCGGAGGGCTGGTCCTACGGGCTGCAGATCGCGGTCTCGTGCAACGATGACGGCGCCTGGTTCGCGCCGGAGGAGATCGCGGCGCAGCAGGCCGCGCATCCCCGGCTGGCGGGCTGGATCGGGCAGGCCGGCGACGCGCATCTCTGCGAGGGCTGGCCGATGCGCCCGCGCAGCGACGGGTTCCCGGAACCGGTGGTCTCGGACGTGCCGGTGCTGCTGATGGCGGGCGACCTCGACCCCGTCACCCCGCCGGATTACGCGCAGCGCGCCGCCGAGGGGCTCTCGCGCTCGGAAGTCTACGTCGCGCCCGGTTCCGGCCACTCGGTGCTCGACCAGTCGGATTGCGCGCGGGACGTGGTGGAGGATTTCCTCGCCAGGGTGGCGCAGGACACGCTCGCCGGCGCGCGGTCGGAGCTGCGTCCGGGCGAGGGGGCGGAAGGGCCCGCCTGCGAGGACGCGCCGCAGCCGATGTTCGATTTGCCCTGA